One stretch of Prunus persica cultivar Lovell chromosome G1, Prunus_persica_NCBIv2, whole genome shotgun sequence DNA includes these proteins:
- the LOC18792018 gene encoding putative GDP-L-fucose synthase 2 produces the protein MSGAINDATSPSALSDKSAKIFVAGHRGLVGSAIVRKLQALGFTNLVLRGHAELDLTRQNDVESFFAVEKPQFVILAAAKVGGIHANNTYPADFIAVNLQIQTNVIDASYRFGVKKLLFLGSSCIYPKFAPQPIPESALLTGPLEPTNEWYAIAKIAGIKMCQAYRIQYNWDAISGMPTNLYGPHDNFHPENSHVLPALMRRFHEAKVKGAKEVVVWGSGSPLREFLHVDDLADGVVFLMENYSGLEHVNVGSGKEVTIKELAELVKEVVGFEGELVWDSSKPDGTPRKLMDSSKLAGLGWTPKISLKDGLVDTYKWYLENVKQ, from the exons ATGAGTGGCGCCATTAacg ATGCCACCTCGCCTTCCGCCCTCTCTGACAAATCGGCGAAGATCTTCGTCGCCGGTCACCGCGGACTTGTTGGCTCCGCCATCGTCCGCAAGCTCCAAGCCCTAGGGTTCACCAACCTCGTCCTCCGTGGCCATGCCGAGCTGGACCTCACtcgccaaaacgacgtcgagTCCTTCTTCGCCGTCGAAAAGCCCCAATTCGTCATCCTCGCCGCGGCAAAAGTTGGCGGCATTCACGCCAACAACACATACCCGGCTGATTTCATCGCCGTCAATCTCCAGATCCAGACCAATGTGATCGACGCCTCGTACCGATTCGGAGTCAAGAAGCTCTTGTTTCTCGGCTCCTCTTGTATTTACCCCAAGTTCGCGCCACAGCCTATCCCCGAAAGCGCATTGTTAACGGGCCCTCTGGAGCCCACAAATGAGTGGTATGCGATTGCCAAGATTGCCGGGATCAAGATGTGCCAGGCTTACCGGATTCAGTACAATTGGGATGCGATTTCGGGGATGCCCACCAATTTGTATGGGCCACATGACAACTTTCACCCCGAGAATTCGCACGTTTTGCCAGCATTGATGAGGCGGTTTCACGAGGCGAAGGTAAAGGGTGCgaaggaggtggtggtgtGGGGGTCTGGAAGCCCCTTGAGGGAGTTTTTGCACGTTGACGACCTAGCGGATGGGGTTGTGTTCTTGATGGAGAATTATAGTGGGCTAGAGCATGTCAATGTGGGTAGTGGCAAGGAGGTGACTATCAAGGAGTTGGCTGAGTTGGTGAAGGAAGTGGTTGGGTTTGAGGGTGAGCTTGTTTGGGACTCTTCCAAGCCTGATGGAACTCCGAGGAAGCTCATGGATAGCTCGAAGCTGGCGGGGTTGGGTTGGACCCCAAAGATCTCTCTCAAGGATGGTCTAGTTGATACCTATAAGTGGTACTTGGAGAATGTCAAGCAATGA